The DNA region CATTTCAGTTCAAATTGGTACATTATTAAAAGGATTGGCTCAGAAACTAGCCAATTAATTTGTAAGTGGTGAAACCCACATTCAGTCATTGTGTTATTCTAaacttaatttatttagtttgaaGACTATTTAGATTAGCATAATTATTTATCCATTTATCACATAACAAGCCACAAAGGAAATAAAACTAGAGCATTGAGTAAAACTGTAGCTGTTGGTAGTTTGGTATAAGTGTAAGTAGAGGTTGATGTACCTGAACATGTGCGCCATCCAGCGGGAGGTCTCGCTGGCGACGTGCGCGCCGAGGCGCGCGGCGTGCGAGCGCTCCAGCCGGCCGAACAGCGCCGCGATGCTGTGCGACAGGATGGCGGCGCGCGTCACCGCGTCCGTCGGCAGCAGCGGCGGCTCCGCGCTCTCGCAGCTCGGGTCCGTCTTCAGCACCAGCTCCTCCAGCACCTTCAGTATCTCGTCCATCGACGTCTCTTCCGGCTCGAAGAACCCGGCGCTGATCTTGCGCGGTTCCCGCCGCCGCTCGTCATCGCCGGCCTCGTGAGCGTTCACCCCGGCTTCCAACCTCTCTACCACTTCGGAAACTTGAAATTCCAGCCCGCCGAAAGGACCCCGGTCCTGTTAACAAGATGGaaataagattttttctcaCAAAACGTAAAGCCAACAAAAAGTAGGAGTTTTACCGTCTCGGACGGAGCCTCGCTTTGAGGACTGTGTTTGTTAGATTCGGTATCTTCGACCGATGCATCTCCCATGCTGCGTGGCGAATTCCTCGCAGATTTACAGCAGCTATCGCGATATCACCGAACATAAAATTTTGTAAACGTCACGTATTGTTTTGACGTGGGCTACAGCTCACAGATAACAAAGTGTTTTCACTCAAACAACACAAAGGTTGAAAACTGTTTGAATGGACGATTTTACTAGTTGCTCAAATGATACGACATCAAATTTTGACGTTATCGGTTTTTGAAGACTATATTTTGGAGTTTTGACAGCAGTGTGAAGTTTCACTCGTCAAAATTCATTATTTCTAAACAGGGCTTAAAAATGTCTTTAGCCAAAATATTTTCGGTATCTACGCGAGGTAATAACAGTGCTTGATTCTATGTATCATTATTATGTTTCCTTAAAAGTGCCTTCTCGTTATTTGGGCATTAATGTATCGATTACGCAACTGTGTTGTTTATAACCTCTTCTGCGTATTTACAATCCAAAAAATCTATTAATATACCGAATTGACGACGTAATTTTAATCATAACATGCTGCTTACATTAGGTCCATCAGCCTATCATACTTACTTTACAACGATCATTTTAGAAAACACAGCGAAAATTCTGTAGTAGGCCAAGTATAGAAGTGGAGTATGTGTTGCAGTGCGGGCTTGCGGCGCGCTGAGCCGCGCGTGCAGCACGCCGGCGGGCAAGGCGGCGGGCGAGTACCCGCTGCAGGAGAAGGGCTACATGTACGTGAACCCGGACCCGCAGGACATGTCCTTCAAGGCGCTCTCCGACAAGGCTGCGCAGACCATGTTCTGGACGGAGCTGGCGAGAGGGTTCGCTGTCACATTGGCTCATATATTTAAGGTTCGTCTAGAACCTAAACTTTGGTGCAAAGTATTCAAAATTAAAGACAAGCACCTGTATAATTGCATTTTGCAGTGGTTTTGTGATGGTACAGGTCAACAACTATACAGTTATTTAAGCATTAAAGGACCTGGAAAAGTGTAGTTTTTTGGGGCCATATATCTGCATCAACGCACCGAATGTTGGCTTTTAAATGGTATATTATGTTTGCTGTTTATCTGCATCATAGAGATGTCACTTTACATTTCCCCAAAAGATCACATTATCATGGAGGCTTGTCGTGGGTCCAATACATTAAATATTGGCATAGTGCAACATAGTGGTAATATTGTAATGTGATTAACCAcagttaattatttatttatttatttatgctttattattctacatagaagattttcttttctttgtttgtttttattattgttgattTTCTTCTGTAGACTGTAGACTGACCCCTTCtgggtaaaagcctcctccaGCTGCCATGTTTTGCCATTCCTTGCCTGCAGTAGCCGCAATGTCATCCTGCTATCTGGTTAGTGGCTGTCCTCTCTTTCTTAAGCCCTGTGGCCCTTTTCAATTGGTAACCACAGTTGCTGAAGTTTTGGTGTAGGCTTATTAATTGTAAAATGGCAAACAATTTTACTGCCAACAGCCAAATTGAGAATGATTAAAACAGTGTTTCCAattaaaaaccaaaatttaaaaaaggaaCCTAttcaaccaaataaaaataatgcttcCAGGAACCTGCAACCATCAACTACCCGTTCGAAAAGGGGCCGCTGTCCCCGCGCTTCAGAGGGGAACACGCGCTGCGCCGCTACCCGTCCGGCGAGGAGCGCTGCATCGCCTGCAAGCTGTGCGAGGCCATCTGTCCCGCACAGGTTAGTCGGATAATCTATTAGCTTGGTCCACACGGAACAAAGCACGTTGCGAATCCATGTAATCTCGCGGCAAATGTTAATGTGGAGGCAggttgctcggccgagcaaaACGTGCGTGCTGCGTCGGCCGAGGCATTGTCTCGCGACATGCCTTGCTCTGTATGAGCCCAGCTAATACGTATTTATGTGGCCATGTATGTTTGCAGCAAGCACGTACAATTTTCGTTTCCTCTTTACCTTTAGAATAAACTGACCAAGTTACATTTGTCGTGCAGGCTATCACAATCGAGGCGGAGGAGCGCGCGGACGGCTCCAGGCGTACGACGCGATACGATATCGACATGACCAAGTGCATCTACTGTGGCTTCTGTCAGGTAATACTTTTACTTCTGTTGactaagtaaataaaatttgtctatttCATTCTTAAATGTAAAGGGTTGGCTCAGCAGTTCACTTTTAAGGCAAGGCAACTTTTTACATGATTGTAACACCagcaaattattattattatgtatctccgtttaaaactctcgggtctctcgagcccggtcatttataaggcgtgcgtggggatatagatccaacacgtagaggccatttggagagctttgatgacatgtagaacgcctgctggaacccattcacgGGTACATGAATAGACCCGTGAACCGGTTTCAGCAGGCATTGGACTATTGTAGAAAATGGAAAGATACCTGTTCTATGGTTTAGATTTGGATGGAAATAAGATTGGGCTATTGCTAAGAGTTCGGGACACCTACCATAACATTGTAAATATAGTGTTAtcgaggcaggcggtgactcgccactcgccattattattattatttatttaatacactAGCAGCTCTTCGAGCTGATACGTGTATATCCACACTTCTATCCACAATGACGACACTTTCGACAAAGGAAATCTTTGACACCAGAAACTAAACAGATTTTTGTATGACTATTATTGTGGGTAGCTTACACATCTCTTACACGTTGGTTACAGGAGGCGTGCCCGGTGGACGCCATCGTGGAGGGCCCCAACTTCGAGTTCTCGACGGAGACGCACGAGGAGCTGCTCTACAACAAGGAGAAGCTGCTGCTCAACGGCGACAAGTGGGAGGCCGAGATCGCCTCCAACATCAGAGCCGACCACCTCTACCGCTGAACACACCATCCCTACTCTAATC from Leguminivora glycinivorella isolate SPB_JAAS2020 chromosome 14, LegGlyc_1.1, whole genome shotgun sequence includes:
- the LOC125233048 gene encoding NADH-ubiquinone oxidoreductase subunit 8-like codes for the protein MSLAKIFSVSTRVRACGALSRACSTPAGKAAGEYPLQEKGYMYVNPDPQDMSFKALSDKAAQTMFWTELARGFAVTLAHIFKEPATINYPFEKGPLSPRFRGEHALRRYPSGEERCIACKLCEAICPAQAITIEAEERADGSRRTTRYDIDMTKCIYCGFCQEACPVDAIVEGPNFEFSTETHEELLYNKEKLLLNGDKWEAEIASNIRADHLYR